One genomic window of Motacilla alba alba isolate MOTALB_02 chromosome 1, Motacilla_alba_V1.0_pri, whole genome shotgun sequence includes the following:
- the MID1IP1 gene encoding mid1-interacting protein 1 codes for MMQICDSYSQKYSLFNAMNRFIGAVNNMDQTVMVPSLLRDVPLLLEELDAAGAVCPPRDAALPPGDPGAYFSRRDMYSHYMLLKSIRNDIEWGVVQPPAGEEAARKKDKLGGGPAEEGEGEEDLEQQFHYHLSGLHSVLSKLTRKANVLTNRYKQEIGVSSWGQ; via the coding sequence ATGATGCAGATCTGCGACTCGTACAGCCAGAAGTACTCCCTCTTCAACGCCATGAACCGCTTCATCGGCGCCGTCAACAACATGGACCAGACGGTGATGGTGCCGAGCCTGCTGCGCGACGTGccgctgctgctggaggagctggacgCGGCGGGCGCCGTGTGCCCGCCCCGGGATGCTGCCCTGCCGCCCGGCGACCCCGGCGCCTACTTCTCCCGCAGGGACATGTACAGCCACTACATGCTGCTCAAGTCCATCCGCAACGACATCGAGTGGGGCGTGGTGCAGCCGCCGGCGGGCGAGGAGGCCGCCCGCAAGAAGGACAAGCTGGGCGGCGGGCCCGCCGAGGAGGGCGAGGGGGAGGAGGACCTGGAGCAGCAGTTCCATTACCACCTCAGCGGACTCCACTCGGTCCTCTCCAAGCTCACCCGCAAGGCCAACGTCCTCACCAACAGATACAAGCAGGAGATCGGCGTCAGCAGCTGGGGGCAGTGA